One stretch of Thalassovita sp. DNA includes these proteins:
- a CDS encoding peptidoglycan -binding protein, with translation MALSRRTGQRFQNSIWPGFVDAMTGLLLVLMFVLTIFMVVQFVLRETITGQEAQLDNLSLEIAALADALGLEQKKTADLTAQVGELDATLAEARDTAAAQQALIASLTADRDAQVAALAAARSQITEFEAQVATLLASQARNLATITDLEQQRADNQATIETLEGERDALNLVLAQARSEIDAQAEAARLAAAKREAMEALIADLQSDNAAAVDQNAALLSQLERLEGDNANLITNKAELEKALADLEQALSDEEKARLAEAAAAEALRDRLQNADAELTSLTLALEQQRREAEETLTLLAAAEAASADLTQKLAAALLAQDNVAAELDRARKDLEAARGGAEATASRLSDLENQLAAALAEIDEGTLEIANLRTRLSEAEAQLASSTGRAEELEAQLASERASLEERLAEALAAKLEAEAGVKDAEAALAEALAAKLAAEKSIEAAKLAQQAAEAQAQEARDAMSLTEAELQDVLAKALAEKLAAQQQARDALSEAERQETLLAAAKTTLAAQEELASEAQKQQALLNQQLAALRTQLSSLQAIIDDYKARDAAAKVQLETLGADLNAALARAAAEERKRRQLEEAERLRLEEEKRQLEAEKQDLEKYRSDFFGRLRDLLGNQEGVRIVGDRFVFSSEVLFASGSADLSLEGAQEIAKVASILRGVIGDIPAEIDWIIRVDGHTDNQPLGVGGVFADNWELSQARALSVVRFLVERLGIPPNRVSANGFGEFQPVNPANTAEARAQNRRIELKLTER, from the coding sequence ATGGCCCTGTCGCGCCGCACCGGGCAACGTTTCCAAAACTCCATCTGGCCGGGTTTCGTGGATGCGATGACCGGCCTGTTGCTGGTGTTGATGTTTGTTCTGACCATTTTCATGGTGGTGCAGTTTGTGCTGCGCGAAACCATCACCGGTCAGGAGGCGCAGCTAGATAACCTGTCTCTGGAAATCGCCGCATTGGCCGATGCCTTGGGGTTGGAGCAGAAGAAGACCGCAGATCTGACCGCGCAGGTAGGTGAGCTGGACGCAACGCTGGCAGAGGCACGTGACACCGCAGCGGCGCAGCAAGCCTTGATCGCATCGCTCACGGCGGACCGTGATGCGCAGGTTGCAGCCCTTGCCGCGGCGCGGAGCCAGATCACCGAATTTGAGGCGCAGGTCGCAACCCTGCTGGCAAGTCAGGCGCGCAATCTGGCCACCATCACGGATCTGGAACAGCAGCGCGCGGATAATCAGGCGACCATTGAGACACTGGAAGGAGAGCGTGACGCGCTGAACCTGGTGCTGGCACAAGCGCGCAGTGAAATTGACGCCCAGGCTGAGGCTGCGCGACTGGCCGCGGCCAAACGTGAGGCGATGGAAGCCCTGATTGCCGATCTGCAATCTGACAACGCCGCCGCCGTTGATCAGAACGCCGCCCTGCTGTCGCAGCTGGAACGGCTGGAGGGCGACAATGCCAACCTGATCACCAATAAGGCCGAGCTGGAGAAAGCTCTGGCTGATCTGGAACAGGCGCTGAGCGACGAAGAGAAAGCCCGGCTCGCCGAAGCGGCTGCGGCCGAGGCGCTGCGCGATAGGCTGCAGAATGCGGATGCGGAACTGACCTCGCTGACGTTGGCGTTGGAACAGCAGCGGCGTGAGGCGGAAGAGACCTTGACCCTGCTTGCCGCAGCGGAGGCCGCAAGCGCGGATCTGACCCAAAAACTGGCCGCAGCGCTGCTGGCGCAGGACAATGTTGCCGCCGAACTGGATCGCGCCCGTAAGGATCTGGAGGCCGCCCGTGGCGGCGCTGAAGCCACGGCATCACGCCTGTCGGATCTGGAAAACCAATTGGCTGCCGCCTTGGCTGAGATTGATGAGGGCACACTGGAAATCGCCAACCTGCGCACCCGCCTGTCCGAGGCTGAGGCGCAGCTGGCGTCGTCCACCGGACGGGCGGAGGAGCTGGAGGCCCAGCTGGCCTCTGAACGCGCCAGCCTTGAGGAACGACTGGCGGAAGCCCTGGCCGCCAAGCTGGAGGCGGAGGCCGGCGTGAAAGACGCCGAAGCGGCCTTGGCCGAAGCCTTGGCGGCTAAACTGGCGGCAGAAAAATCGATCGAAGCGGCGAAATTGGCGCAACAGGCTGCCGAAGCGCAGGCACAGGAAGCCCGCGATGCCATGTCCCTGACCGAAGCGGAATTGCAGGACGTCTTGGCCAAAGCACTGGCGGAAAAACTGGCCGCGCAGCAACAGGCCCGCGACGCGCTGAGTGAGGCTGAACGGCAGGAAACCCTGCTGGCCGCTGCCAAAACCACTCTGGCCGCACAGGAAGAACTGGCGTCAGAGGCGCAGAAACAACAGGCCCTGCTGAACCAGCAGCTGGCTGCTCTGCGCACCCAGCTGTCCAGCCTGCAGGCGATCATTGACGATTACAAAGCCCGCGACGCAGCCGCTAAGGTGCAGCTGGAAACGCTGGGCGCGGATCTGAACGCCGCGCTGGCCCGCGCTGCCGCCGAGGAACGCAAGCGCCGCCAGCTGGAAGAGGCTGAGCGCCTGCGTCTTGAGGAAGAGAAACGTCAGCTGGAAGCCGAGAAACAGGATCTTGAGAAATACCGCTCTGACTTCTTTGGCCGTCTGCGTGATCTTTTGGGCAATCAGGAAGGTGTGCGGATCGTCGGCGACCGTTTTGTCTTCTCCTCCGAGGTGCTCTTTGCCTCTGGCAGTGCCGATCTGTCGCTGGAAGGTGCGCAGGAAATTGCCAAGGTCGCCTCAATCCTGCGGGGCGTGATTGGCGATATCCCGGCCGAGATTGACTGGATCATCCGTGTAGATGGCCATACCGACAATCAGCCGCTTGGGGTTGGTGGCGTTTTTGCTGACAACTGGGAACTGAGCCAGGCCCGGGCGCTGTCGGTGGTGCGTTTCCTGGTGGAGCGTTTGGGCATCCCGCCAAACCGCGTCAGCGCCAATGGCTTTGGGGAATTCCAGCCAGTGAACCCGGCCAATACCGCCGAGGCGCGCGCGCAGAACCGTCGGATTGAGTTGAAACTTACTGAGCGTTAA
- a CDS encoding M23 family metallopeptidase, whose product MRPRLTTACLTAAFLTCLPSMMLADPVMVQPIDCTLGEDCYIQYYVDRDASDGVQDFGCGALSYNGHKGTDFALISLDQMAQGVNVLSAAPGVVRGTRDGMADQLYSKETAEAVAGRECGNGVAIDHGGGWITQYCHMKKESLQVKTGQRVAANAVLGQVGLSGKTQFPHLHISVRHQDQVVDPFAPYSNTCNAGLDEALWRDVPAYLPGGLIDLGFALQVPEYSEIKAGRAHTHQLDQSAPALVTWAYAYGSQPGDILHLSLFGPADGDAPGPRVLEKRILLDKAQSLFFRAIGRKRPATGWAPGRYQATAKLVRNSAVLGERQVWVELR is encoded by the coding sequence ATGCGCCCCCGCCTGACCACTGCCTGTCTGACCGCTGCCTTTCTGACCTGCCTGCCCTCAATGATGCTGGCGGATCCGGTCATGGTGCAACCGATCGACTGCACCTTGGGTGAGGATTGTTACATCCAGTATTACGTGGATCGCGACGCCAGCGACGGGGTGCAGGATTTTGGCTGCGGCGCCCTCAGCTACAACGGTCACAAGGGCACCGATTTCGCGCTGATCTCATTGGATCAGATGGCGCAGGGGGTTAATGTCCTCTCGGCCGCGCCGGGTGTTGTGCGGGGCACGCGCGACGGTATGGCGGATCAGCTCTACAGCAAGGAAACCGCCGAAGCGGTGGCTGGCCGGGAATGCGGCAACGGCGTTGCGATTGACCACGGGGGCGGCTGGATCACCCAGTATTGCCACATGAAAAAGGAATCACTGCAGGTGAAAACAGGGCAGCGCGTGGCGGCCAATGCTGTGCTGGGTCAGGTCGGATTGTCAGGCAAAACACAGTTCCCGCATCTGCACATTTCAGTGCGCCACCAAGATCAGGTCGTGGATCCCTTCGCCCCCTATTCCAATACCTGCAATGCCGGTCTGGACGAAGCACTGTGGCGCGACGTTCCTGCCTATCTGCCCGGCGGGCTGATCGATTTGGGCTTTGCGCTGCAGGTGCCCGAGTATTCTGAGATCAAGGCTGGCCGCGCGCATACCCATCAACTGGATCAAAGCGCACCGGCGCTGGTGACCTGGGCCTATGCCTATGGCAGCCAACCCGGCGATATCTTGCACCTCAGCCTGTTTGGACCTGCGGACGGCGATGCGCCCGGCCCGCGTGTGCTGGAAAAGCGGATCCTGCTGGACAAAGCGCAATCGCTGTTTTTCCGCGCCATCGGTCGCAAACGCCCCGCAACCGGTTGGGCCCCGGGGCGGTATCAGGCCACTGCAAAACTGGTCCGCAACAGCGCGGTTCTGGGCGAAAGGCAGGTCTGGGTGGAGCTGCGTTAA